The following are encoded together in the Girardinichthys multiradiatus isolate DD_20200921_A chromosome X, DD_fGirMul_XY1, whole genome shotgun sequence genome:
- the LOC124863367 gene encoding rab GTPase-binding effector protein 2-like produces the protein MNSEKEDLVASLQAQLAECRAQVEHWQGVATICELSKQEELAELQKQCDGEIQSLQEALRETAAQYEARIAVLQSQPVDWRRTSGHNTTSSRKGRGEADFSINESLTSVVSSLREDKAASSVDQTRSRPAELEAVAEEGSPRSAEGYFSLQNCDSASLFSFSLDTPSLPRKLLAQEDTESLVSTGTLVPEAIYLPPAGHRLVTHSDWDALNAQLSELRGEVSRLQVEKEELERELDKQTHHTHQQVSLLQSQVQTSETLLQDLQKSFSQSQNAVQSRLAELSLSQRKMCSELSRLKGEDVEESLLDPGSSLLGSQHGAHCEERLRIEIVNLREQLDSRTEENDVLGVQLSTLRTETEKIQAQKDQQQAELLACRNELGALRVALTHLQSTNKALTHDKAVLHQQCLELRSQVISLRSQVDTSQAVQRDFVKLSQSLQVKLELIRQAETLEQVREILGESVGEAGSQPADVS, from the exons TGGCGAGCCTGCAAGCCCAGCTAGCCGAGTGCCGGGCTCAAGTCGAGCACTGGCAGGGCGTGGCAACGATCTGTGAGCTGAGCAAACAGGAGGAACTGGCCGAGCTGCAAAAACAATGTGATGGAGAGATCCAGTCTCTGCAGGAGGCTCTCAGAG AGACTGCAGCCCAGTATGAAGCCAGGATAGCTGTGCTGCAGTCCCAGCCTGTGGACTGGAGGAGAACCAGTGGACACAACACG ACCAGTAGCAGGAAGGGTCGGGGCGAAGCAGATTTCTCCATTAATGAATCTCTAACATCGGTCGTCAGCAGCTTGAGAGAGGATAAAGCGGCTTCATCGGTGGACCAAACGCGAAGTCGCCCAGCAGAGCTGGAGGCAGTGGCAGAAGAAGGGTCGCCTCGTTCGGCGGAGGGTTATTTTTCCCTGCAGAACTGTGACTCTGCCTCGCTGTTCTCATTCTCGTTAGACACGCCATCTCTGCCCAGAAAGCTCCTCGCTCAGGAAGACACGGAGTCGCTGGTTTCCACGGGAACGCTAGTTCCTGAAGCCATCTACCTGCCGCCAGCTGGACACCGCCTTGTTACGCACAGTGACTGGGATGCCCTCAATGCGCAG TTGTCAGAGCTGAGAGGGGAAGTGAGCCGGTTGCAGGTGGagaaggaggagctggagagagagCTGGATAAACAGACCCACCACACCCACCAACAG GTCTCATTGCTCCAGTCTCAGGTCCAGACTTCAGAGACCCTCCTACAGGATTTGCAGAAATCTTTCAGCCAATCACAGAATGCCGTCCAGAGCCGGCTG GCGGAGTTGTCGCTGTCTCAGCGGAAAATGTGCTCTGAGCTGTCCAGGCTGAAAGGAGAAGACGTTGAAGAGAGTTTACTAGATCCCGGATCATCCCTCTTGGGCTCCCAGCAT GGGGCGCACTGTGAGGAGCGACTTCGCATTGAGATTGTCAATCTAAGGGAGCAGCTGGACAGTCGGACGGAGGAGAACG ATGTTTTAGGGG TGCAGCTTTCCACTCTGAGGACGGAGACGGAGAAGATCCAGGCTCAGAAGGACCAGCAGCAGGCTGAGCTGCTTGCCTGCCGCAATGAACTGGGAGCCCTGCGGGTGGCGCTCACTCATTTGCAGAGCACCAACAAAGCACTCACTCAtgataaa GCCGTGCTTCACCAACAGTGTCTGGAACTTCGAAGCCAAGTGATCAGTCTTCGCTCCCAGGTGGACACCAGCCAGGCTGTGCAGCGGGACTTCGTCAAGCTCTCCCAGTCGCTTCAG GTGAAGCTGGAGTTGATCCGACAGGCGGAGACCCTGGAACAAGTCAGGGAAATCCTGGGGGAGAGTGTCGGTGAAGCTGGCTCTCAGCCGGCTGATGTCTCGTGA
- the LOC124863366 gene encoding sarcoplasmic/endoplasmic reticulum calcium ATPase 1-like, protein MENAHTKESAEVLAYFGVTEDTGLPPEQVKKNLEKYGYNELPAEEGKSIWELVVEQFEDLLVRILLLAACISFVLAWFEEGEETVTAFVEPFVILLILIANAIVGVWQERNAESAIEALKEYEPEMGKVYRADRKSVQRIKAREIVPGDVVEVSVGDKVPADIRIISIKSTTLRVDQSILTGESVSVIKHTDAVPDLRAVNQDKKNMLFSGTNIAAGKAVGIAIATGVSTEIGKIRDQMAATEQEKTPLQQKLDEFGEQLSKVISLICVAVWIINIGHFNDPVHGGSWIRGAIYYFKIAVALAVAAIPEGLPAVITTCLALGTRRMAKKNAIVRSLPSVETLGCTSVICSDKTGTLTTNQMCVTKMFIIEKVEGDVITLGQFDISGSKYTPEGEVTRNNALVKRGQYDGLVELATICALCNDSSLDYNESKGIYEKVGEATETALCCLVEKMNVFNTEVRGLSKVERANACCSVIKQLMRKEFTLEFSRDRKSMSVYCSPAKSAKAPVGNKMFVKGAPEGVIERCAYVRVGTNRVPLTGPVKDQIMSVIKEWGTGRDTLRCLALATRDTPVRKEEMNLEDSTKFANYETDLTFVGCVGMLDPPRKEVMSSIELCRAAGIRVIMITGDNKGTAVAICRRIGIFTEEEDVTGKAFTGREFDDLSQYDQKKAVRKASCFARVEPSHKSKIVEFLQGFDEITAMTGDGVNDAPALKKAEIGIAMGSGTAVAKSASEMVLADDNFSSIVSAVEEGRAIYNNMKQFIRYLISSNVGEVVCIFLTAALGLPEALIPVQLLWVNLVTDGLPATALGFNPPDLDIMGKAPRSPKEPLISGWLFFRYLAIGGYVGAATVAAAAWWFLYCDEGPMITFYQLAHFMQCSEENEDFAGIHCHVFESAPPMTMALSVLVTIEMCNALNSLSENQSLVRMPPWSNGWLMGAMSLSMSLHFMIIYVDPLPMIFKLTHLNVEQWMMVLKLSFPVILLDELLKFVARTYLEGKV, encoded by the exons ATGGAGAATGCACACACCAAAGAGTCGGCCGAAGTTCTGGCCTATTTTGGAGTCACAGAAGACACGGGCCTGCCGCCTGAGCAGGTGAAAAAGAACCTGGAAAAGTACGGCTACAACG AGCTGCCAGCAGAGGAGG GAAAGAGTATTTGGGAGTTGGTGGTGGAGCAGTTTGAGGACCTGTTGGTCAGAATCCTTCTTCTGGCTGCGTGCATCTCCTTT GTGTTGGCTTGGTTTGaggaaggggaagaaacagtcACCGCCTTTGTCGAGCCCTTTGTCATCCTCCTCATCCTTATTGCTAATGCCATCGTAGGGGTGTGGCAG GAGCGGAATGCAGAAAGCGCCATAGAGGCCCTGAAGGAGTACGAGCCTGAGATGGGAAAGGTTTACCGGGCCGACAGGAAGAGCGTTCAGAGGATCAAGGCCAGGGAGATTGTCCCCGGAGATGTGGTTGAGGTTTCTG TTGGTGACAAAGTTCCAGCTGACATCAGGATCATCTCCATCAAGTCCACAACACTGCGTGTGGACCAATCCATTCTGACTG GAGAGTCTGTCAGTGTGATAAAGCACACTGACGCTGTTCCAGACCTGCGAGCTGTGAACCAGGACAAGAAGAACATGCTGTTCTCT GGCACAAACATCGCTGCTGGTAAAGCTGTTGGCATCGCCATTGCCACTGGTGTCTCCACTGAGATCGGTAAGATACGTGACCAGATGGCAGCCACTGAGCAGGAGAAGACGCCTCTGCAACAGAAACTGGATGAGTTTGGAGAGCAGCTGTCCAAG GTCATCTCCCTCATTTGTGTGGCCGTGTGGATAATCAACATTGGCCATTTCAATGACCCAGTCCACGGGGGATCCTGGATCCGTGGTGCCATCTACTATTTCAAGATTGCTGTGGCTTTGGCTGTGGCTGCCATTCCTGAAG GCCTACCCGCTGTTATAACCACTTGTCTGGCACTGGGAACTCGTCGTATGGCCAAGAAGAACGCCATCGTCAGAAGCCTTCCCTCTGTGGAGACTCTGGGCTGCACCTCGGTTATCTGCTCGGACAAGACGGGCACTCTCACCACTAACCAGATGTGTGTAACCAAG atgTTCATTATTGAAAAAGTTGAAGGCGACGTCATCACCCTTGGTCAGTTTGACATTTCAGGCTCAAAGTACACACCTGAAGGAGAAGT CACAAGAAACAACGCATTAGTGAAGCGCGGACAGTATGATGGATTGGTTGAGCTGGCGACCATCTGTGCCCTGTGCAATGACTCATCTCTGGACTACAACGAG TCCAAGGGTATTTACGAGAAAGTGGGTGAGGCCACGGAGACAGCCTTGTGCTGTTTGGTGGAGAAGATGAACGTGTTCAACACCGAGGTGCGCGGCCTGTCGAAGGTCGAGAGGGCAAACGCTTGCTGTTCT GTCATCAAACAGCTGATGAGGAAGGAATTCACCCTGGAGTTCTCCAGAGACAGAAAGTCCATGTCAGTATACTGCTCACCTGCAAAATCAGCCAAAGCTCCTGTGGGGAACAAGATGTTTGTCAAA GGTGCTCCAGAAGGTGTCATAGAACGTTGCGCTTATGTCCGCGTAGGCACCAACCGCGTTCCTCTgactggcccagtcaaagaccaGATCATGTCAGTCATCAAGGAGTGGGGCACTGGGCGTGATACCCTGCGATGTTTGGCACTCGCCACTCGCGACACACCTGTGAGGAAGGAAGAGATGAACCTGGAGGACTCCACAAAGTTTGCAAACTATGAA ACTGACTTGACCTTTGTTGGCTGTGTTGGCATGCTTGACCCTCCTCGCAAGGAGGTCATGAGCTCCATCGAGCTGTGCAGGGCTGCCGGCATCCGTGTCATCATGATCACTG GAGACAATAAGGGTACGGCAGTGGCCATCTGCAGACGCATTGGCATCTTCACTGAGGAGGAGGATGTTACTGGTAAGGCCTTCACTGGCCGTGAGTTTGATGACCTCTCTCAGTATGATCAGAAGAAAGCAGTCCGAAAGGCTAGCTGCTTTGCCAGAGTGGAACCATCCCACAAATCCAAGATTGTTGAGTTCCTACAGGGCTTTGATGAGATTACCGCCATG ACCGGAGACGGAGTGAACGATGCCCCAGCCTTGAAGAAGGCGGAGATTGGCATCGCCATGGGCTCTGGCACTGCCGTTGCCAAGTCTGCCTCTGAAATGGTCCTGGCTGACGACAACTTCTCTTCCATTGTGTCTGCTGTTGAGGAGGGCAGAGCCATTTACAACAACATGAAGCAGTTCATCCGCTACCTCATCTCCTCTAATGTAGGCGAAGTTGTCTG TATCTTCCTCACCGCTGCCTTGGGTCTGCCAGAGGCATTGATTCCTGTACAGCTTCTTTGGGTCAATCTTGTGACTGATGGTCTACCAGCCACTGCACTGGGCTTTAATCCCCCTGACCTGGACATCATGGGCAAAGCCCCCCGTTCCCCTAAAGAGCCCCTTATCTCAGGCTGGCTCTTCTTCAGATATCTGGCCATAGGAG GTTATGTCGGAGCTGCAAcagtggcagcagcagcttggtgGTTCCTGTACTGTGATGAAGGTCCAATGATCACCTTCTATCAACTg GCGCACTTCATGCAATGCAGTGAGGAAAACGAGGACTTTGCCGGCATCCACTGTCACGTATTCGAGTCTGCTCCACCAATGACGATGGCCTTGTCTGTGCTGGTCACCATTGAAATGTGCAACGCTCTGAACAG CTTGTCTGAGAACCAGTCCCTGGTGCGGATGCCTCCCTGGAGCAACGGCTGGCTGATGGGCGCCATGAGCCTCTCCATGTCCCTCCACTTCATGATCATCTACGTCGACCCCCTGCCT ATGATCTTCAAGCTCACTCATCTGAATGTGGAGCAGTGGATGATGGTGCTGAAACTGTCCTTCCCGGTGATCCTTCTTGATgagcttctgaagtttgtggCTCGCACATATCTGGAAG gaaaagtttaa